Part of the Solwaraspora sp. WMMA2065 genome is shown below.
GCCGTCGCCGACCATCCGCAGCTGCGGGCGGTCACCCCGGACGGCGACATCGTCGGCGCCTACGCTGCCGCCGGCGGGTCCGCCAAGGCCCCCAGCTTCATCGAGGTGCAGGCGGCGGTCGAGGAGGCCCGCAGTAACCGGCTCACCGCCGAAGCCACCGTCGCCGAACTGCGCGGGCAGCTCGACACCGCTCGGGAGGCGGCGGCCGGCCTCAAGGAGCAGGTCGCGCAGGCCGCCGCCGAGCGTCGACAGGCGGAGGGGCAGCGTAACGCCGCCGCCCGCCGGCTCGCCGAGCTCGGCGCTGCGGCCAGGTCGGCACGGGCCGAGGCGGAGCGGCTCGGGGCCTCCCGGGACAAGGCCGCCGAGTCCCGGGACCGAGACCTGGCCACGCTGGAGGAGCTGGAGGAGCGGCTCCGGCTGGCCGAGGCGACCCCGATCGACGAGGAGCCGTCGACCGCCGAACGGGACGAACTCGCCGCGATGCTGCCCGGTGCCCGGCAGAACGAGATGGAGGTCCGACTCGCCGTCCGTACCGCAGAGGAGCGGGTGTCGTCGATCGCCGGCCGGGCGGACTCACTGTTGCGGCAGGCGGCGGCCGAGCGGGCCGCGCGGGAACGCGCCGCCGCCCGCCGGGCCGCCCGGGCCCGGGGCGCGCAGATCGCCCGCGCGGTCACCGCCGGCGCTCGCTTCGCGCTGACCCAGCTGGCCGACTCGATGGTCGACGCGGCCGCCGCCCGGGACGAGATCGCCAGCGCCCGCGCCGCGCGGGAGGCCGAGCTGCAGGAGGTACGCGGCGCGGCAAAGCGGCTCGGGGCCGAGCTGGAGCGGCTGACCAGCGCCGTGCACCGCGACGAGGTGGCCCGCGCCGAGCAGCGGCTGCGTATCGAGCAGCTGGAGGCGAAGGCGGCCGAGGACTTCTCGCTGGACGTGGAGACCCTGCTCGTCGAGTACGGCCCGCACCAGCCGGTGCCGCCCACCCAGGCCCAGCTGGCGGCGGCCGCCGCCGACGGCAAACCGGAGCCCACCCCGGTGCCGTTCGACCGGGCCACCCAGGAGAAGCGGTCGGCGAAGGCCGAACGGGAGCTGGCCCTGCTCGGCAAGGTCAACCCGCTGGCGTTGGAGGAGTTCGCCGCGCTGGAGGAGCGGTACAAGTTCCTCTCCGACCAGTTGGAGGACCTGAAGGCGACCCGCAAGGACCTGCTCACCGTCGTCGCGGACGTGGACGACCGGATCCTCGAGGTCTTCTCCAGCGCATACGCCGACACGGCCCGCGAGTTCGAGCAGGTGTTCACCGTGCTGTTCCCGGGTGGCGAGGGGCGGCTGGTGCTCACCGACCCGGACGACCTGCTGACCACCGGGGTGGAGGTGGAGGCCCGGCCACCAGGCAAGAAGATCAAGCGGCTGTCGCTGCTGTCCGGCGGGGAGCGGTCGCTGACCGCCGTCGCCATGCTGGTGGCCATCTTCCGGGCCCGGCCCAGCCCGTTCTACATCATGGACGAGGTGGAGGCGGCGCTGGACGACGTCAACCTCGGCCGGTTGATCACCCTGATGGCCCAGCTGCGGGACCGCAGCCAGCTGATCATCATCACCCACCAGAAGCGGACCATGGAGGTCGCCGACGCGTTGTACGGGGTCACCATGCGCAACGGCGTCACCCAGGTGATTAGCCAACGGCTCAAGTCGGCTGACGAGTCAGCGGCGCTGACCGGGCCGGAGTCGCCGGAGCCGAGCGCGTCGGAGCCGAGCGCGCCTACTGCGCAAGCCCCGCAGCCTGCTGAGGAGGCTGCGGCGTCGGCTGCGCCGCCGCCGAATCGGTGAGCCGGCGGCGGGCCACCTCACGCAACGCGCCGTCGGTTGTCGTGCCCTCCAGCGTCACCTCGGCCGTCGCGCCGTCGTGCAGCAGCGTGCTGACCGCGTTGCCGAAGTATGGGCCGTCCAGCTTGCGCCAGCGCACCGATGGCCTTGGCAGTCCGGCGGTGCGGGCCAGCGCCCGCAGCGCCGCCGTCGGCCCCCGCCACCAGCCCAACCGCATCAACGGCCGCATCAGCGCCGGCACCTGGTTGTGGATCGGTGAGCAGGTGAGCTGGTGCACCGGGGTGCGAACCCGCCCAGGCAGCACGGCCCGCGCCACGTACGAGTGGTGCACGTCGCCGGAGAGCATGCTGATCGAGGCCGGTGGCGGATGGCCCGGCCCGGTGCCGATCCGGTCCGGTTGCGTCCTGTCGGCGGCAGACGGCCCCGCGCCGATCCGGGCGAACAGTTGCCCGAGGTCGTCGAAGGAGCGCCGGAACGCGGCCCAGTGCTCCAGGTCCAGGGCCTGGCGCAGCCACTCCGACGCAGCCGCGACCCACCGCCGGGGCGACTCGGCCAGCCGTTCGTTCCACGACTCGAGGTGGTGGATGCCGGGCGGCATCAGCCAGGGCAGCGACGCGCCGACCACCAGATGGTCGTAGCGGCCGTGGGCCCGGTCGGTGAACCAGGCCCACTCACCGGCCGGCAACATGCTGCGTGCCCCCGGCCGCAGTACCCGGCTGCACCGGTTGTCCAGCACGATCACCCGGGTCCGGCCGACGTCCAGCGAGAAGCTCCACTGGTACTGCACCTGCGACCAGCGCTGCGGGTCGTGCGCGACGTCCGCCTCGGCGTCCACCCGGGCGCCGAATTCGCGCAGCACATCGGTGGCGTCGTCGGCGGCGGTGACCGCCCGGAACACCGGGTCGGCGGCGACCTCGTCCGGGGCCAGGTTGCCCAGGTGCTGGTAGACCCAGTAGGAGGCGAGTCCGCGGCTGATCCGCTCCGGCCACCAGGGCTCGCCGCGCATCCGTGCCCGCCAGGCGGCCGAGGTGTTCCAGTCGTCGATCACCTCGTGGTCGTCGAAGATCATCACGCTCGGGACGGTCGACAGCAACCAGCGGATCTCCGGGTCCCGCCACGACTCCAGGTACAGCCGGGTGTACTCGGGGAAGCTGACCACCTGATCGGCTGGGGCACCGGGCGGTAGCCCGCGATGTCGGCGCCGCCGCCGCAGGAACCGTCGGATCACCGGCGACGTCTCGTCGGCGTACACCTGATCGCCGAGCAGGAGCAGCAGGTCGGGCCAGTCGTCGCCGGCCGGGTCCAGGCCGGCCAGCCGCCGGGCGTACGCGTCGAGCGCGTCCGGCGGCAACCGTCGGGCGGTGGAGTGCTGGGTGGTCTCCCGGCAGGATCCGAAGATCAGCCGCACCGGCTGGGCGTCGTCGTCGGCCCGCCGGGTCCGGATCACACTGCCCGGGTACGGCGAGTCCGCCTCCGGCCAGACCCGCCGGTCGTCGAGGAAGACCTCGTAGCGGTGGCTGGAGCCGGGGGCCAGCCCGTTGACCACCACGAGCGCGTAGTGGTGCCCGAACGCGCTGAAGGTGCGGGCCGAGCCGCCCGCCGTGCCCGTCGTCGCGACCCGTACCGTGGCCG
Proteins encoded:
- a CDS encoding alkaline phosphatase D family protein; protein product: MTDGTTAGGPDPQLRPAAGPRLLIGPLLRRVVGGQATVWVETDAPATVRVATTGTAGGSARTFSAFGHHYALVVVNGLAPGSSHRYEVFLDDRRVWPEADSPYPGSVIRTRRADDDAQPVRLIFGSCRETTQHSTARRLPPDALDAYARRLAGLDPAGDDWPDLLLLLGDQVYADETSPVIRRFLRRRRRHRGLPPGAPADQVVSFPEYTRLYLESWRDPEIRWLLSTVPSVMIFDDHEVIDDWNTSAAWRARMRGEPWWPERISRGLASYWVYQHLGNLAPDEVAADPVFRAVTAADDATDVLREFGARVDAEADVAHDPQRWSQVQYQWSFSLDVGRTRVIVLDNRCSRVLRPGARSMLPAGEWAWFTDRAHGRYDHLVVGASLPWLMPPGIHHLESWNERLAESPRRWVAAASEWLRQALDLEHWAAFRRSFDDLGQLFARIGAGPSAADRTQPDRIGTGPGHPPPASISMLSGDVHHSYVARAVLPGRVRTPVHQLTCSPIHNQVPALMRPLMRLGWWRGPTAALRALARTAGLPRPSVRWRKLDGPYFGNAVSTLLHDGATAEVTLEGTTTDGALREVARRRLTDSAAAQPTPQPPQQAAGLAQ